A part of Primulina eburnea isolate SZY01 chromosome 10, ASM2296580v1, whole genome shotgun sequence genomic DNA contains:
- the LOC140842279 gene encoding protein TRANSPORT INHIBITOR RESPONSE 1-like — protein sequence MAYSFPEEVLEHVFSFLNTDRDRNAVSLVCKSWYEIERWCRRRIFIGNCYAVEPEVVIRRFPEVRALEMKGKPHFADFNLVPDGWGAYFYPWVAAMSVAYPLLEEIKLKRMVVTDECLELISKSFKNFKVLVLSSCEGFSTDGLASVAASCRNLSELDLRESEVEDLSGHWLSHFPKNCTSLMSLNMSCLHSEVNFSTLERLVSRSPNLKTLRLNRAVPLEKLPNLLRQCPQLVELGTGAYSAEIRSDIFCNLREAFSACKNIKALSGFWDVVPAYLPAVYSTCSGITTLNLSYATVQSSDLLKLVGNCRNLQRLWVLDYIEDTGLEALASSCKDLQELRVFPSDPFGGEPNVSLTEQGLVSVSEGCPKLQSVLYFCRQMSNAALVAIARNRPKMIRFRLCIIEPRAPDYITHEPLDTGFGAIVENCKELRRLSLSGLLTDRVFKYIGTHAKKLEMLSIAFAGDSDLGLHHILSGCDSLRKLEIRDCPFGDKALLANASKLETMRSLWMSSCLVSFGACKLLGQMMPKLNVEVIDERGPPDSRPETCPVEKLYVYRTVAGRRFDMPGFVWTMNEDSESGFS from the exons ATGGCGTACTCTTTCCCGGAGGAGGTCCTGGAGCACGTCTTCTCGTTCCTCAACACCGACAGAGATCGGAACGCGGTGTCGTTGGTGTGCAAGTCGTGGTACGAGATCGAGCGGTGGTGCCGCCGCCGTATTTTCATAGGGAACTGCTACGCCGTCGAGCCGGAGGTGGTGATCCGGAGGTTTCCTGAGGTTAGAGCTCTGGAGATGAAGGGGAAGCCGCATTTCGCGGATTTCAACCTCGTGCCGGACGGTTGGGGTGCGTACTTCTATCCGTGGGTGGCGGCGATGTCTGTGGCCTACCCGTTACTGGAGGAGATCAAGCTGAAGCGTATGGTTGTGACGGATGAGTGTTTGGAGCTGATTTCCAAATCGTTTAAGAATTTCAAAGTCTTGGTACTCTCATCGTGTGAGGGGTTTTCGACTGACGGTCTCGCTTCGGTTGCAGCTAGCTGCAG GAATCTCAGTGAACTTGATTTGAGGGAAAGCGAAGTAGAGGACTTGAGTGGGCATTGGCTCAGCCATTTTCCCAAAAACTGCACCTCATTGATGTCTCTTAACATGTCGTGCTTACACTCTGAGGTGAATTTCTCAACCTTGGAGCGTTTGGTTTCACGTTCACCTAATCTGAAGACACTACGGCTGAATCGTGCTGTACCTCTTGAGAAGCTTCCTAATCTGCTTCGCCAATGTCCTCAGTTGGTTGAATTGGGCACTGGTGCCTATTCAGCTGAAATACGGTCGGATATCTTTTGTAACTTGAGAGAAGCTTTTTCCGCATGTAAGAATATTAAAGCCTTGTCTGGGTTTTGGGATGTGGTACCTGCTTATCTTCCAGCTGTATATTCTACCTGCTCTGGAATAACAACGCTGAATTTAAGTTATGCAACAGTTCAAAGTTCTGATCTTCTCAAGCTTGTCGGTAATTGTCGAAATTTACAGCGTCTATGG GTTCTGGATTACATTGAAGACACTGGCCTTGAAGCCCTTGCCTCATCTTGCAAGGATTTGCAGGAACTTCGTGTGTTCCCTTCAGATCCTTTTGGGGGAGAACCTAACGTATCTTTGACAGAACAGGGGCTTGTCTCTGTCTCAGAGGGCTGCCCAAAGCTTCAATCTGTTCTTTACTTCTGTCGCCAGATGTCGAATGCTGCATTAGTTGCTATAGCAAGAAATCGTCCCAAGATGATACGCTTCCGATTGTGTATAATTGAGCCTCGAGCTCCTGATTACATAACCCATGAACCCCTCGATACTGGTTTTGGAGCAATTGTGGAGAACTGTAAGGAATTGCGACGCCTTTCCCTGTCCGGCCTCCTTACAGATCGAGTTTTCAAATATATTGGAACCCATGCCAAGAAATTAGAGATGCTTTCTATAGCTTTTGCTGGGGATAGTGACTTGGGCCTCCATCATATATTGTCAGGGTGCGACAGCCTCCGAAAACTGGAGATCCGAGACTGTCCATTTGGGGACAAGGCACTTTTGGCCAATGCCTCCAAGCTGGAGACAATGCGATCCCTTTGGATGTCTTCTTGCTTGGTGAGCTTTGGAGCGTGCAAGCTTCTAGGTCAAATGATGCCAAAGCTCAATGTTGAAGTTATAGATGAAAGAGGTCCCCCTGATTCAAGACCCGAAACCTGTCCTGTTGAGAAACTCTACGTATACCGGACTGTTGCTGGACGAAGATTCGACATGCCTGGTTTTGTTTGGACAATGAATGAAGATTCAGAGTCGGGGTTTTCTTGA
- the LOC140803591 gene encoding glutaredoxin-C11-like has translation MERVRDLASKKAVVIFTKSSCFMCHSIKALFYDLGASPAVHELDQDTKGREMEWALKGLGCNPTVPAVFIGGVFVGSSKDIISLHVEGSLKQMLINAKAIWF, from the coding sequence ATGGAAAGAGTTAGAGATTTGGCATCCAAGAAAGCGGTGGTGATCTTCACGAAAAGCTCGTGCTTCATGTGCCACAGCATCAAGGCATTGTTCTATGACTTAGGCGCAAGCCCTGCAGTGCATGAGCTTGATCAAGATACAAAGGGCAGGGAAATGGAGTGGGCTTTGAAAGGACTCGGCTGTAACCCCACTGTGCCTGCGGTGTTTATTGGCGGGGTTTTCGTGGGCTCATCCAAAGACATAATTTCTCTCCATGTTGAAGGATCTTTAAAGCAAATGCTCATTAATGCCAAGGCCATTTGGTTTTAG